The Microbulbifer hydrolyticus genome has a segment encoding these proteins:
- the ndk gene encoding nucleoside-diphosphate kinase codes for MAQERTLSIIKPDAVAKNVIGEIESRFEKAGLRIVAMKMVQLSQEKAEGFYAEHKERPFFKDLVEFMTSGPVVVQVLEGENAILANRDLMGATNPKEADAGTIRADFADSIDANAVHGSDSAASAEREVSYFFSAEEICAR; via the coding sequence ATGGCCCAGGAACGCACCCTGTCCATCATCAAGCCGGACGCCGTCGCCAAGAATGTAATCGGTGAAATCGAGAGCCGCTTCGAGAAAGCCGGTCTGCGCATTGTCGCCATGAAAATGGTTCAGCTGTCTCAGGAAAAAGCGGAAGGCTTCTACGCTGAGCACAAAGAGCGTCCTTTCTTCAAGGACTTGGTTGAATTCATGACTTCCGGTCCGGTTGTGGTTCAGGTTCTGGAAGGCGAGAACGCCATCCTGGCCAACCGTGACCTGATGGGCGCAACCAACCCGAAAGAAGCCGACGCTGGCACTATCCGTGCAGACTTTGCTGATAGCATCGATGCCAACGCGGTACACGGCTCTGACTCTGCGGCTTCCGCTGAGCGCGAAGTGAGCTACTTCTTCTCTGCAGAAGAAATCTGCGCACGCTGA
- the iscX gene encoding Fe-S cluster assembly protein IscX, whose amino-acid sequence MKWTDIHDIAIELCDAHPDVDPLRVNFVDLRQWVVDLPGFDDDPDRCGEKILEAIQAAWIEESE is encoded by the coding sequence ATGAAGTGGACGGATATTCACGATATTGCCATCGAGCTCTGCGACGCTCACCCGGACGTCGACCCCCTGCGGGTCAATTTCGTCGATCTGCGCCAGTGGGTGGTGGACCTGCCGGGCTTTGACGATGATCCCGACCGCTGTGGCGAGAAGATTCTGGAGGCCATCCAGGCCGCGTGGATCGAAGAAAGCGAATAG
- the fdx gene encoding ISC system 2Fe-2S type ferredoxin: MPKIVFLPHEELCPEGKVIEVEPGITVCDAALKHGVEIEHACEKSCACTTCHVIVREGFDSLGEPDELEEDLLDKAWGLEPESRLSCQAVVDEEDLVVEIPKYTINQVSERH; encoded by the coding sequence ATGCCGAAGATTGTTTTCCTGCCCCACGAGGAATTGTGCCCGGAGGGCAAGGTCATCGAAGTCGAGCCCGGTATCACCGTCTGTGATGCGGCGCTTAAGCACGGTGTCGAGATCGAACACGCCTGTGAAAAGTCCTGCGCCTGTACCACGTGCCACGTCATCGTGCGCGAGGGTTTCGACTCCCTCGGCGAGCCGGACGAGCTGGAAGAAGACCTGCTGGACAAGGCCTGGGGGCTGGAGCCTGAGTCCCGCCTGTCCTGCCAGGCGGTTGTGGACGAGGAAGACCTTGTCGTCGAAATTCCCAAGTACACCATCAACCAGGTTTCCGAGCGCCACTGA